The following coding sequences lie in one Saccharopolyspora hordei genomic window:
- a CDS encoding replication-relaxation family protein, with amino-acid sequence MLELVAEHHVLTTEQLRALVFPSMSRAQHRLLHLADLGVLWRTQPYRADGGSKPFHYLLGYRGAELRAAQDGTSPPRPSTHADRLRRILESPRLGHLLGVNQFFAELADYSRRAGLGGFAADERDFGREGLHTWRSEESITEFYGNKITPDGYGCWHENGRWLGFFLEHDTGTEPLRRVADKIDRYTGSGKPYTDRFDVARRLAGMVLIWTTSARREQGLRKALQAKYSPVPVATASREHGHLDGPAGEVWSVVTAVPEQARRVRLGELPTVIGGTTDDGTPRVLAELATRPPSPLDDDDDDEGAYLDGVTDEMREANRRGLDVGDIVLTDPDLDEDTTSHRTPTRQPWQRWRRPA; translated from the coding sequence GTGCTGGAACTGGTTGCTGAACATCATGTTTTGACCACGGAGCAGCTTCGCGCGTTGGTGTTTCCGTCGATGTCGCGGGCACAGCATCGCTTGCTGCACTTGGCTGATTTGGGCGTGTTGTGGCGCACGCAGCCGTATCGCGCTGACGGTGGCTCGAAGCCGTTTCACTACCTGCTGGGCTATCGCGGCGCGGAGCTGCGCGCCGCCCAGGACGGCACGAGTCCGCCGCGTCCGTCCACGCACGCGGATCGGCTGCGCCGCATCCTCGAATCGCCCAGGCTGGGCCACTTGTTGGGGGTGAATCAGTTCTTCGCTGAGCTGGCCGACTACTCCCGCCGTGCCGGGCTCGGCGGGTTCGCCGCCGATGAGCGAGATTTCGGCCGCGAGGGTCTGCACACGTGGCGCTCCGAGGAGTCGATTACCGAGTTCTACGGCAACAAGATCACCCCGGACGGCTACGGCTGCTGGCACGAAAACGGCCGCTGGCTGGGGTTCTTCCTGGAACACGACACCGGCACCGAACCCCTGCGCCGTGTCGCGGACAAGATCGACCGCTACACCGGCTCCGGCAAGCCCTACACCGACCGTTTCGATGTGGCGCGGCGATTGGCGGGCATGGTGCTGATCTGGACCACCAGCGCCCGCCGCGAACAGGGCTTGCGAAAAGCCTTGCAGGCCAAGTATTCCCCCGTCCCCGTGGCGACCGCGTCCCGCGAGCACGGCCACCTGGACGGCCCGGCGGGCGAGGTGTGGTCCGTGGTCACCGCCGTGCCCGAGCAAGCCCGGCGGGTGCGATTGGGCGAGCTGCCCACCGTGATCGGCGGCACCACGGACGACGGCACTCCCAGGGTGCTCGCCGAGTTGGCCACACGCCCGCCGTCACCGCTCGACGATGACGATGACGACGAGGGCGCCTACCTCGACGGCGTCACCGACGAGATGCGCGAGGCCAACCGGCGCGGGCTCGACGTCGGCGACATCGTGCTCACCGACCCCGATCTCGACGAGGACACCACCAGCCATAGGACGCCCACGCGGCAACCGTGGCAGCGGTGGCGGCGTCCCGCCTGA